The Aeromicrobium tamlense nucleotide sequence TGGTCTGCTCGGCCACCGTCTCGGGGTCGGCGACCAGGCCGTAGATCGAGACGGCGGCGATGAGCGCGGGAAAGAGCGACGTGAACAGGTAGAAGGCGACGCCCGCGGCCAGCAGTGGCGCCTGGCGGGCCGAGGCCTGACGCCACGCGGTGAGGAAGGTGCGCACGATCGACATGCCTCGACGCTAGCGGCGCGTGCGGCCGCCCGCACGACACGCCGATTCGAACAAAATTTCGACGATGCTCGATTCTGTCGGAGCCGACCCGTACAGTCGTTCGTGTGTTCGATAGAACACCTGATCGAATCGAACAGCACGACAGCCCGAACTTCCCCGGAGGCCATCATGAGCATCACCCTCGACCACACCCCGTTCCCGGCGCTCGACCTGCGTCGCCCCGCCGTGACCCGCACGACCTACGTGTCGGCCGCCGCGCAGCCCGCGGCCCCGCTGCGGCTCACGGGCCGGGGCCGCGCCGTGATCGTGGCCGTGGCGCTCGCCGTCATCACGACGCTCGCGATCGTCTTCGGCTCCGCGGTCGCGGCCACCGACTCGGCCTCCGAGCCGGGCATCGTCACCACGGTGACCGTCCAGCCCGGACAGACCCTGTGGAGCATCGCCGCCGAGGCGCGTCCCAACGCCGACATCCGCTCGACCGTCGACGAGATCGTCAAGCTGAACGCGCTCGAGGACGGCGCCTCGCTGCCGATCGGCTCCACCCTCGCGGTGCCGGTCCAGGACTGACCTCTCCGGTCGTCCGCCGCGCCAGCACACGGCGCTCATCGTTGCCTCGGGGAAGGGGCCGGTGGGCGCCGTGTGCGTCTGTTCTCCCGTCGTTCGACACGCCTTCGTGCGGTAGTGGTCCCGCCGGACGCCGGGGCGGCGTAGCGTGGACGAGGACAACGATGTCGAGGAGGTCGTCGCCATGGCCATCGTCGCCCACGGTCACCACATCCACGTGATGACGCGGTTCCGCGGACAGGTGCTCAGTCGCGCCGCGGTGCTGCTGCTCGCCAGCGCGGTCACCTGGCTCGTGCCCGACCGCGCCGGGGCGCACGGGATCGACGCGCCCGCCGCCTGGCTCGGCAGTGCGCTCACCGAGATCCTCTGGCCCGCCGCGGCCGTCCTGCTCGTCGTCCTCGCGGTGGTCGGCTGGGCCTGGCAGCGCGGTCGTCCCGCCGACATGGGCGCCCTGGCCTGGGTCGTGGCCGGGGGAGCGCTCGGCTTCGTCTCCCTGGCCATCGTGCTCGTCAGCGGGCTGGGCGAGGGACCGGTCTACTGGTGGCTCGGCTCGGCCGTCGTCATCACGTCGATGACCCTGCAGGTCCTCGCCGCGCTGGCCGGCCACGGGATCGCCGTGCTGCAGGCCCGGCGCTCCGCGGCCGCCCCCGCCTGACGCCCTGCGCGCGGAACGCCCCCGGTCCGACGGACCGGGGGCGTTCTCGGGTGTGGGGGAGTGTCAGCTCTTGAGCTCGCCGCCAGCGCTCTCGAGGTGCGCGCGGACGAACCAGTGGAACAGCTCCAGCGTCTTGATCTGTCCGATGACCATGTCCTCGGTCACGGGATCGAGGTCGGCGACGGCGGCCTGGGCCTTGCGGTGGTCGTCGATGAGGCCGATGTAGACCTCGTCGAGTGCCTTGAGGTGCTCGGTCGTGGTCGCGCGGCCCAGCGGGTAGTCGTCCCACGAGCGGCCCTCCACGATCGCGGCGGGCGTGCCCAGCGGCACGGCGCCGAGGGTGGCGATGCGCTCCGCGGTCTCGTCGACCATGTCGCGCACCTCCACGACGTGGGGATCGATCATCTCGTGCACGGCGATGAAGTGGGGGCCCACGACGTTCCAGTGCACATGCTTCAGGGTCAGCATCAGGTCGTTGAGTGCGTTCAACCGGTCCTGCAGCGTCTTCGCGATGCTCTCGCCATCGGCGATGCTGAGACCGGGAACCGTGTACTTGGGTTTGGTGGCCATGCCTCCACCGTAGGGTGCTCGCAGCGGCTCGCAACCGCAGCGAATGTGACGTGACTAGCGCTCGACCTCGCCGCGCAGCCTCTGGTGCTCCGACGCGCTGCGCGCGCGTGCGACCGCTGCGGTCCATGCTCGGTCTGCCTCCTCGGCGCGGCCCATCCGGCGCAGCAGCTCGGCACGGGTGGCGTGGAAGAGGTGCGTGTCGACGCCCATGCGCTCGACCGACTCCAGCGCGGCCTCGGGGCCCGTCACCTCGGCCACCGCACACGCGCGCCCGAGCGCGACGGCGTCGGAGGGTGCGAGCTCCATGAGGCGGTCGTACAGCGTCAGCAGGCGGGGCCAGTCGGTGTCGGACGCCTCGTGGGCCGTGACGTGCGCGGCCTGGATGGAGGCGCGGACCTGGTAGGGGCCGGTGCGCCCCTTGCGCTGGCTGCCCCGCAGCAGGAACAGCCCTTCCTCGATCTCGGCGTGGTGCCACAGGTCGCGGTCCTGGACCTCGAGCGCGCGCAGGGTGCCGTCGGACTCCTGACGTGCGTCGCGTCGCGCCCGGGTGAGCAGCATGAGCGCCAGCAGGGCGCGTGGCTCCTGCTCGCCATGGAAGAGCTCGATGAGCACCCGGGTGGTCTCGACCGCCTCCCACGGCAGGTCGACGGGCGCATGGGGGTGCACGACGCCGTCGTCGAAGATCAGCATCAGGACGTCGAGCACACGACCGAGCTGCGCCGAGACGTCCTCCTCGGCGATCGGCTCGCCGAGGCTCGGTCGCACCCGCATCTCGGCCCAGGCGATCCGCTGGGCCATGACCGGCTCGGGGGCGGCGAACACGTGCCCGATGTCATCGGTGGACAACCCAGCGGCCGCGCTGAGCACGAGCGCGATGCGTGCCGCTTCGGGCAGGGATCGATGAGCGCACGTCGCCAGCAGACGCAGGACGGGAGCGGTGTCGTCCGCGGGGACCCTGCCGGGAGGCCGCTCCAGCCCGGCGACCTCCCACGCCCGCGCCAGGATGGCGTCGGGCTCCCAGTCGTCAGCGCCTCGCGGCGGCGCGGCCAGCGCGGCGTCGAGCGCTGTGCGGGCTGGGGTGACGTCGCCCAGGCGGTCGGTCAGGACGGCCAGGGCGCGCAGGCGTGCGGAACGGAGCTCGCGAGGCAGGGACGTTGTCATCGGGTGACGGGCGACGCGGTGGCGGCGCGCGGGCTCCTCTCGATTCTCGGGGCGGCGATCGCGGGCGGGTGACCCCTCGATGGTGGCCGACACGCCGGGACTCCGCGACTCGAGAGACCGTCGCCCCCGTTCCCACCAGCGCAAACGCCGGGGTTGCAGGGGCGTCGACGCATTCTGTCGGACGTGTCTGCGAAGTTGTTGCTTACGGGCTCACTGGCACGTAGAGTGACCACTACATCTAGTAGTTACACGGATGTGATTCTCCACATATAGGTCCACAGCAATCCTGCTGTTGCCCACAGCCCGCGAGGATCTGTCCACAGTTCGTCCCCAGGCCCGTCCACGGGGACCCCGATCCGCCCGACGCGAGGAGGAAGCCATGCACTGCCCGTTCTGCCGGAACACCGACACCCGCGTGCTCGACTCCCGCGTCGCCGACGAGGGCGGCTCGATCCGTCGTCGTCGCGCGTGCTCGCAGTGCGAGAAGCGCTTCACCACGATCGAGCAGATGCAGCTCATGGTCGTGAAGCGCTCGGGCGCCACCGAGCCGTTCGTCCGCGAGAAGGCGGTCGCCGGCGTCGCCAAGGCCTGCAAGGGCCGCCCGGTCTCCACCGACGACCTCGCGTGCCTGGGCCAGCAGGTCGAGGACACCCTGCGGGCCTCGGGCCAGGCCGAGATCAACACGCAGGACATCGGACTGGCCATCCTCGAGCCGCTGCGCACCCTCGACGAGGTTGCGTACCTGCGGTTCGCCTCGGTCTACAAGTCCTTCGACTCCGCCGACGACTTCGTCGCCGAGATCGCCGGGCTGATGGCCGACCACGCCGACATCTCCACGCTGGACGAGGCCGAGCTCGACGCGGCCGACCCCGGACACGGGTCTTGACGGACCCCCACCAGACGCCACACCCAACCACGCAGCACCACCAGGACAGGAGCACCACATGACCGAGACGGTCGGCGGGAACTCGGGACCCGCCCCTCGCACCAGCCGCAAGTCCGCCTCCAAGGCCGGACTCAAGATCGAGCGCGTCCACACCACCGAAGGCGTGCACCCCTACGACGCGGTCACGTGGGAGCGTCGCGACGTCGTCCAGACCAACTGGAAGACCGGCGAGACCGTCTTCGAGCAGCGTGGCGTGGAGTTCCCCGACTTCTGGAGCCTCAACGCCTCCACCATCGTCACCACCAAGTACTTCCGCGGCGCCGTGGGCACGCCCGAGCGTGAGCAGAGCCTGCGCCAGCTGCTCGACCGCGTGGTGCTCACGTACGTCAAGGCCGGCAAGGACTTCGGCTACTTCTCCTCCGACGCCGACGCCGAGATCTTCGAGCACGAGCTGACGTACATGCTCCTGCACCAGGTCTTCAGCTTCAACAGCCCGGTGTGGTTCAACGTGGGCACGTCCAGCCCGCAGCAGGTCAGCGCGTGCTTCATCCTGGCGGTCGACGACTCGATGGACTCGATCCTGAACTGGTACCGCGAGGAGGGCCTGATCTTCAAGGGCGGCTCCGGTGCCGGCCTGAACCTGTCGCGCATCCGCTCGAGCAAGGAGCTGCTCCGCTCCTCCGGCGGCACCGCCTCGGGCCCGGTCTCCTTCATGCGTGGCGCCGACGCCTCCGCCGGCACGATCAAGTCCGGTGGCGCC carries:
- a CDS encoding DUF6596 domain-containing protein, yielding MTTSLPRELRSARLRALAVLTDRLGDVTPARTALDAALAAPPRGADDWEPDAILARAWEVAGLERPPGRVPADDTAPVLRLLATCAHRSLPEAARIALVLSAAAGLSTDDIGHVFAAPEPVMAQRIAWAEMRVRPSLGEPIAEEDVSAQLGRVLDVLMLIFDDGVVHPHAPVDLPWEAVETTRVLIELFHGEQEPRALLALMLLTRARRDARQESDGTLRALEVQDRDLWHHAEIEEGLFLLRGSQRKGRTGPYQVRASIQAAHVTAHEASDTDWPRLLTLYDRLMELAPSDAVALGRACAVAEVTGPEAALESVERMGVDTHLFHATRAELLRRMGRAEEADRAWTAAVARARSASEHQRLRGEVER
- a CDS encoding Dps family protein, producing MATKPKYTVPGLSIADGESIAKTLQDRLNALNDLMLTLKHVHWNVVGPHFIAVHEMIDPHVVEVRDMVDETAERIATLGAVPLGTPAAIVEGRSWDDYPLGRATTTEHLKALDEVYIGLIDDHRKAQAAVADLDPVTEDMVIGQIKTLELFHWFVRAHLESAGGELKS
- the nrdR gene encoding transcriptional regulator NrdR; this translates as MHCPFCRNTDTRVLDSRVADEGGSIRRRRACSQCEKRFTTIEQMQLMVVKRSGATEPFVREKAVAGVAKACKGRPVSTDDLACLGQQVEDTLRASGQAEINTQDIGLAILEPLRTLDEVAYLRFASVYKSFDSADDFVAEIAGLMADHADISTLDEAELDAADPGHGS
- a CDS encoding LysM peptidoglycan-binding domain-containing protein, producing the protein MSITLDHTPFPALDLRRPAVTRTTYVSAAAQPAAPLRLTGRGRAVIVAVALAVITTLAIVFGSAVAATDSASEPGIVTTVTVQPGQTLWSIAAEARPNADIRSTVDEIVKLNALEDGASLPIGSTLAVPVQD